A stretch of Xenopus laevis strain J_2021 chromosome 8S, Xenopus_laevis_v10.1, whole genome shotgun sequence DNA encodes these proteins:
- the socs4.S gene encoding suppressor of cytokine signaling 4 — protein MAENIEDKLDELDVRPKSSRSRSADRKDGYVWSGRKLSWLNKGVHSSDGDTINVVEDEDCPSRSQERKHSCASIELDFDRSCGHKILGRSLKQKLQDAVGQCFSIKTCSNRHSSALSSKRKIHISELMLDKCPFPPKSDLAYRWHLIKRHTAPVNQTKEESVISDGLDLDGKETQDKVKNSDSGEDCLLDGHATPYKMNIGKVDSLATKGSRSIKEDSDLDSDDETVTLCSSSRKRNKLKRETDDESFQPETPPKYHTQIDYVHCLVPDLFQINNNSCYWGIMDRYAAEALLEGKPEGTFLLRDSAQEDYLFSVSFRRYSRSLHARIEQWNHNFSFDAHDPCVFHAPNVTGLLEHYKDPSSCMFFEPLLSSPLNRTFPFTLQHICRAAISSCTNYDGIDALPVPSSMKLYLKEYHYKSKVRVRRVDVPEQRNMKRF, from the coding sequence ATGGCTGAAAATATTGAGGATAAACTCGATGAGCTTGATGTCAGACCAAAGAGCAGCCGCAGTCGAAGCGCAGACAGAAAAGATGGGTATGTCTGGAGTGGAAGGAAACTTTCTTGGTTGAATAAGGGTGTACACTCATCTGATGGGGATACCATAAATGTGGTTGAAGATGAGGATTGTCCCTCTCGAAGCCAAGAAAGAAAGCACAGCTGCGCTTCTATCGAACTTGACTTTGATCGCTCATGTGGACATAAAATTTTAGGCCGTTCTCTGAAGCAAAAGTTGCAGGATGCTGTGGGACAGTGTTTTTCCATCAAAACTTGCAGCAATCGGCACTCTTCTGCACTGTCTTCCAAACGAAAAATCCATATAAGTGAGTTGATGCTAGATAAGTGTCCCTTTCCCCCCAAGTCAGATCTGGCTTATCGATGGCATTTAATTAAAAGACACACAGCACCAGTGAATCAGACTAAAGAAGAAAGTGTAATCAGTGATGGCTTAGATCTTGATGGTAAGGAAACCCAAGATAAAGTCAAGAATTCTGATAGTGGCGAGGACTGTTTGTTAGATGGACATGCCACACCTTATAAAATGAACATTGGCAAGGTAGACTCACTTGCCACCAAAGGTTCTAGGAGCATCAAAGAGGACAGTGATCTTGATTCAGATGATGAAACAGTAACATTGTGTTCAAGttcaagaaaaagaaacaagctAAAGCGGGAAACAGACGATGAGAGCTTTCAGCCAGAAACACCTCCTAAATACCATACCCAGATTGACTATGTCCATTGTCTTGTCCCAGACCTCTTTCAGATCAATAACAATTCATGTTATTGGGGAATAATGGATAGGTATGCAGCTGAGGCCCTCTTGGAAGGGAAACCGGAGGGTACTTTTTTACTTCGAGATTCTGCACAGGAAGATTATTTGTTTTCTGTTAGTTTCAGGCGCTATAGTCGCTCATTACATGCTCGAATTGAACAATGGAATCACAATTTTAGTTTTGATGCTCATGATCCATGTGTATTTCATGCTCCCAATGTTACTGGCTTGTTAGAACATTATAAAGACCCAAGCTCTTGCATGTTCTTTGAACCTCTCCTGTCTAGCCCTTTAAACAGAACTTTCCCCTTTACCCTACAGCACATATGCAGAGCCGCCATCTCTAGCTGTACAAATTATGATGGGATTGATGCTCTCCCTGTCCCTTCTTCCATGAAACTTTATTTAAAAGAGTACCACTATAAGTCCAAAGTGCGGGTTCGGCGAGTGGATGTACCAGAACAACGAAACATGAAACGATTTTAG